A single genomic interval of Dysidea avara chromosome 6, odDysAvar1.4, whole genome shotgun sequence harbors:
- the LOC136259189 gene encoding U4/U6.U5 tri-snRNP-associated protein 1-like encodes MVYDSLYDSIDDRTQAEKNVELKNKKVDYNPHKDDEYGNLKEILKKYKEEIEGIKKDSIVLGEGGLYDATEERERQIIRDHVRANAVCVILYFAVCAISKFIRCLYLKILKQYFRPS; translated from the exons ATGGTGTATGACTCCCTGTATGACAGCATTGATGACAGAACCCAG GCTGAAAAGAATGTTGAACTGAAGAACAAGAAAGTGGACTACAATCCTCATAAGGATGACGAGTATGGGAAT CTTAAGGAGATACTGAAGAAATACAAAGAAGAGATTGAAGGAATAAAGAAGGACTCCATTGTCCTGG GTGAAGGAGGGTTGTATGATGCAACTGAGGAAAGAGAGAGACAAATTATCAGGGACCATGTGAGAGCCAATGCTGTATGTGTCATTTTATATTTTGCTGTTTGTGCAATATCTAAGTTCATACGTTGCCTGTATTTAAAAATTCTAAAACAATACTTTCGTCCTTCATGA
- the LOC136259175 gene encoding E3 ubiquitin-protein ligase TRIM71-like has translation MSAVEVKKAQNNLICPICCQLFNNPKYLPCYHSYCEGCLEKMQVQSKIICPECRKEVKVPTGGVKEFATNFFINRLVDDLILKKKVAGEEKVNCDSCEEDDPVVSFCPDCNSFLCHTCNDFHKRNKQLRSHGVVPLTDLRSNKDTPTIQAKVKIPLCKDHDEQLKYYCETCDELVCMYCTMKKHSGHNHDSMKNIASKHRSQLKKVTTPIVGMIQDLSGVHDNINKMVKKIRKQGDEVNKQIDRHYVELVEKLMKQKDQVKQQVRDTVSQKEKALTTQLDEVDSTQAKLVSMKELNDALEKSSDQEALSAKKQVIDGMQQLTEKYKKVNKHPVQSASMEFTPSKDPFPQFGSFSAVNLYSSEVANLLQSIIVGKMVEVTIITKDSNGDHCSTGGHKVFVQSKSFTGNVTVGEVRDNNDGSYVASLVGENVGEAKLHVSINGQEIKGSPYSIIVVRNYQALNLPNKIVNNNGSMSRPWGVAFGRNGVWAVADNSNHCVYVFDGQDKLVRKVGSNGSNNSQFNYPHGVAFDNDNHLYVADRNNHRVQKFDVNGNYLLQFGGRGSGDGQLNTPCGITTHNGRVYVADTHNHCVSVFQYNGQFCISFGSDQLGSPYDVTVNVNNQLLVADHSNHCIVTFTLDGHYVGKFGTQGSNRGQLKGPYSLATDVNGFILVSDDNHRVSVFDHVGNFIHCFGSYGSANGQFSYPVGIALSPNGSIYVSDCHNERIQIFTNY, from the coding sequence ATGTCAGCAGTGGAGGTGAAGAAAGCTCAAAACAATTTGATTTGTCCGATTTGTTGTCAACTGTTCAACAACCCCAAGTATCTGCCTTGTTATCATTCCTACTGTGAAGGATGTCTGGAGAAGATGCAGGTACAATCCAAGATCATCTGTCCTGAGTGCAGGAAGGAAGTTAAGGTTCCTACAGGAGGAGTGAAGGAATTTGCTACCAATTTCTTCATCAACCGACTAGTTGATGATTTGATTTTGAAGAAGAAAGTGGCTGGGGAAGAGAAAGTCAATTGTGACAGCTGTGAAGAGGATGATCCTGTGGTGTCATTTTGTCCTGACTGTAATTCTTTTCTGTGCCATACTTGTAATGACTTCCACAAACGCAACAAGCAACTAAGAAGCCATGGTGTTGTCCCATTAACTGATCTGAGATCAAACAAAGACACACCAACCATCCAAGCTAAGGTGAAGATCCCACTTTGTAAGGATCATGACGAACAACTGAAGTACTATTGTGAGACATGTGATGAActggtgtgtatgtattgtacaatgAAGAAACACAGTGGCCACAACCATGACTCAATGAAAAACATTGCCAGTAAGCACCGGTCTCAGTTAAAGAAGGTCACCACTCCAATAGTAGGAATGATCCAAGATCTGTCTGGTGTACATGATAACATCAACAAGATGGTGAAGAAGATAAGAAAACAAGGTGATGAAGTGAACAAGCAAATTGATCGACATTACGTTGAACTGGTCGAAAAGCTGATGAAGCAGAAAGATCAAGTGAAGCAACAAGTACGTGACACAGTGTCACAGAAAGAGAAGGCACTTACAACACAACTTGATGAAGTGGATTCAACACAAGCTAAACTTGTGAGCATGAAGGAACTGAATGATGCTCTAGAGAAGAGCTCTGACCAAGAAGCATTGTCTGCAAAGAAACAAGTGATTGATGGTATGCAGCAACTAACTGAGAAGTACAAGAAAGTGAACAAACATCCTGTACAATCAGCCTCAATGGAGTTTACACCTAGCAAAGATCCTTTTCCACAATTTGGTTCTTTCTCTGCTGTAAACCTCTATAGTTCTGAGGTAGCTAATCTTCTACAATCCATCATTGTAGGTAAAATGGTAGAAGTCACCATCATCACCAAGGATAGCAATGGAGATCATTGTTCCACAGGAGGTCACAAGGTATTTGTCCAGTCAAAATCATTTACAGGCAATGTGACTGTTGGGGAGGTGAGGGATAACAATGATGGTAGTTATGTGGCTTCTTTAGTAGGTGAGAATGTTGGAGAGGCAAAGTTACATGTGTCCATAAATGGTCAAGAAATTAAGGGAAGTCCCTACAGCATTATTGTGGTTAGGAATTACCAAGCACTTAACCTGCCTAACAAGATAGTGAATAATAATGGTAGCATGAGTCGACCCTGGGGTGTTGCATTTGGTAGGAATGGAGTATGGGCAGTAGCTGACAACTCCAaccattgtgtgtatgtatttgatGGTCAGGATAAGTTAGTTAGGAAGGTTGGTAGCAATGGTAGTAATAATAGTCAATTCAATTATCCTCATGGTGTTGCATTTGATAATGACAATCACTTGTATGTGGCTGATAGGAATAACCACAGGGTACAGAAGTTTGATGTCAATGGTAACTACTTGCTACAGTTTGGAGGTCGTGGTTCAGGTGATGGTCAACTAAACACTCCATGTGGTATCACAACACATAATGGTAGGGTATATGTTGCTGATACTCATAACCATTGTGTATCAGTGTTCCAGTACAATGGTCAGTTTTGCATCTCTTTTGGTTCTGATCAGTTAGGTAGTCCCTATGATGTAACAGTTAATGTCAATAATCAGTTGCTTGTTGCTGACCATAGTAACCACTGCatagtcacttttactcttgaTGGTCATTATGTAGGCAAGTTTGGTACACAAGGATCTAATAGGGGTCAATTGAAAGGTCCATATAGTCTTGCCACTGATGTAAATGGATTCATCTTGGTTAGTGATGATAATCATCGTGTGTCTGTCTTTGACCATGTTGGTAACTTCATTCATTGCTTTGGATCATATGGATCTGCTAATGGTCAGTTTAGTTATCCTGTTGGCATAGCTCTTAGTCCTAATGGTAGCATTTATGTTAGTGACTGTCACAACGAAAGGATTCAGATCTTTACCAACTACTGA